A window of Sulfurimonas gotlandica GD1 contains these coding sequences:
- a CDS encoding GGDEF domain-containing protein has translation MKHIILILSLMCSNLFAQSEQTINLQLSWKHQFAFAGYYMAKELGYYKEAGIDLNIKEFEYGTDLYSTIKNKEADFAIGRSSILIDRAQGKDIVALGAMFQHSPLMLLVRSDSGISKVKDLKNKRVMITDDAKDTASIVAMLNANDLKLEDIKIQEHSFNLDDLINKKTDAMASYTSNEPIRLQSKNIDYKILHPKDNGFDFYSDILFTSSSFIADNEKLSEAFYDATIKGWEYAFNNIGRSAEIIHNKYNSQNKSLVHLVAEGEILRNLAYHEGSTNIGCLDKNRLQNIINVYKVMGLIDKDIDLDKFIYKHNHHEEILVALYHNDIYLYIVIGILALAGLLSIIFYLSVKTKWLHTRKSLEIEIDNKTHQIEDMTYIDSLTNSMNRRAYNIKIEELLSLYSRYNTVFSIAMLDIDDFKKINDEYGHRVGDNVLINIVLLIKSEIRQNDFLYRIGGEEFVILFAQTSIHEAIIVSEKIRQSVEAELKTIKSKTITVSIGVSEVMQNDTENEIFTRVDRLLYKSKTNGKNQLTY, from the coding sequence ATGAAACATATAATTTTAATACTGTCTTTAATGTGCTCTAATTTATTTGCACAATCTGAACAAACAATTAATTTACAACTAAGCTGGAAACACCAATTCGCTTTTGCTGGATATTATATGGCCAAAGAGTTAGGGTATTATAAAGAAGCTGGTATAGATTTAAACATCAAAGAGTTTGAATATGGTACTGATTTATATAGCACTATAAAAAATAAAGAAGCAGACTTTGCAATAGGAAGGTCATCAATACTAATTGATAGAGCACAAGGCAAAGATATAGTAGCTCTTGGAGCGATGTTTCAACACTCTCCATTAATGTTATTAGTTCGTAGTGATAGCGGTATATCTAAAGTAAAAGATCTTAAAAATAAAAGAGTTATGATTACTGATGATGCGAAAGATACTGCATCGATAGTAGCAATGCTAAATGCTAATGATTTAAAGTTAGAAGATATCAAAATACAAGAGCATAGTTTTAATTTAGATGATCTCATTAATAAAAAAACTGATGCTATGGCTTCTTATACATCAAATGAACCTATAAGATTACAAAGCAAAAATATTGATTATAAAATATTACATCCAAAAGATAATGGATTTGATTTTTATAGTGACATACTCTTTACTTCTTCATCTTTTATTGCAGACAATGAAAAACTTAGTGAAGCATTTTATGATGCTACAATAAAAGGTTGGGAGTATGCCTTTAATAATATAGGTAGAAGTGCAGAAATAATACACAATAAATATAACTCGCAAAATAAATCACTTGTCCATTTAGTAGCAGAAGGTGAAATTTTACGAAATTTAGCATATCATGAAGGAAGCACTAATATAGGTTGTTTAGATAAAAATAGACTGCAAAATATAATCAATGTTTATAAAGTAATGGGTTTAATTGATAAGGATATTGATTTAGATAAATTTATTTATAAACATAATCATCATGAAGAAATCTTAGTTGCGCTTTATCATAATGATATATACTTGTATATAGTCATAGGAATTCTAGCATTAGCTGGGCTACTTAGTATAATTTTTTATTTGAGTGTAAAAACAAAATGGCTACATACGAGAAAATCATTAGAGATAGAAATAGATAATAAAACTCATCAAATAGAAGATATGACATATATTGATTCACTTACGAATTCCATGAACAGAAGAGCATACAACATAAAAATTGAAGAATTATTGTCTTTATATTCCAGATACAATACAGTTTTTTCAATAGCTATGTTAGATATAGATGATTTTAAAAAAATAAATGATGAGTATGGACATAGGGTAGGCGATAATGTATTAATCAACATAGTGCTACTCATAAAATCAGAGATTAGACAAAATGACTTTTTATATAGAATTGGTGGCGAAGAGTTTGTAATACTATTTGCACAAACATCAATACATGAAGCTATAATAGTTAGTGAAAAAATTAGGCAAAGTGTTGAAGCAGAGTTAAAAACTATAAAAAGTAAAACCATTACTGTAAGTATAGGTGTCTCTGAAGTTATGCAAAATGATACAGAGAATGAAATTTTCACAAGAGTAGATAGGCTTTTATATAAATCAAAAACAAATGGTAAAAATCAATTAACTTATTAG
- a CDS encoding putative bifunctional diguanylate cyclase/phosphodiesterase, producing the protein MLKTFKRFLNFPKIPDTAIAEFMDYNIEADKLMLRVFVFQWFIATFITSILYDTYLYGFISGGLVTLMMFITYKYYKGRHTMMILSSIAMMLFSLIFIQQHLGRIEMHFHVFIGLAILTIYKDIIPITIGAITTIIHHFFYNYLQTNNVSIFDTPIMIFNYGCSYDIVILHGVFVIFELIVLGYIVKKQVKHTVDLITTKKDLEYISMHDTLTNLPNRHSLNTKIEYITSNANRHKTKFAVIFLDLDYFKNINDTLGHDVGDELLKAVAKKLTSSVRENDIVSRIGGDEFIIIAVDIMSENDILEIVKNILNIFREDIIVSGNTLRLSASLGISIYPDDSINFIELMKFSDIAMYKAKEQGRDNFNFFKPKLDVDIHYEVEIINDLQKALDNNEFKLYYQPKVDAISGKIIGAEGLIRWEHPSKGIIPPNEFIPFAENTGFILKIGEFVINEGIKYISKLNLHGYDNIHVSINISNRQFQHSDIYNQVNSALKVHMVKGKQLALEITESLLVDNVEDTIEKLHKIKKLNVKICMDDFGTGYSSLSYLKLFPIDSLKIDKSFVDDIKDNSNNERILLNTIIAMGQTLGLDVIAEGIEEGYQLRYLQSKNCQYYQGYYFSKAVTEDEFIALLKNQ; encoded by the coding sequence TTGCTTAAAACTTTCAAGCGTTTTTTGAATTTTCCAAAAATACCAGATACTGCTATTGCTGAATTTATGGATTATAACATTGAAGCTGACAAATTAATGCTTCGAGTATTTGTTTTTCAATGGTTTATAGCAACATTTATTACATCGATATTATATGACACATATCTATATGGTTTTATAAGCGGTGGATTAGTTACACTAATGATGTTTATTACTTATAAATACTATAAAGGCAGACACACAATGATGATACTCTCTAGTATCGCCATGATGCTGTTTTCACTAATTTTTATTCAACAGCACCTTGGTCGTATCGAGATGCATTTTCATGTATTTATTGGTTTAGCTATATTAACTATCTATAAAGATATTATTCCAATTACAATAGGAGCTATAACTACAATAATACATCACTTCTTTTATAACTATTTGCAAACAAATAATGTAAGTATATTTGACACTCCTATTATGATTTTTAACTATGGGTGTAGTTATGATATTGTAATTCTACATGGTGTTTTTGTAATTTTTGAATTGATTGTTTTAGGTTATATTGTTAAGAAGCAGGTTAAGCATACAGTTGATTTAATAACTACAAAAAAAGACTTAGAATACATCTCAATGCACGACACCTTAACAAATCTTCCAAACAGACATAGTTTAAATACAAAAATAGAATATATTACATCTAATGCTAATAGGCACAAAACAAAATTTGCTGTAATATTTTTAGACTTAGACTACTTTAAAAATATCAATGATACACTTGGTCATGATGTTGGGGATGAACTACTTAAAGCAGTTGCGAAAAAATTAACATCATCAGTAAGGGAGAATGATATTGTAAGCCGTATTGGTGGCGATGAATTTATAATAATCGCTGTTGATATTATGAGTGAAAATGATATTCTTGAAATAGTTAAAAATATTCTAAATATTTTTAGAGAAGATATTATTGTTTCTGGAAATACTCTAAGATTATCAGCTAGTCTAGGTATTTCAATTTATCCTGATGATTCCATAAACTTTATTGAGTTAATGAAATTTTCGGATATTGCTATGTATAAGGCAAAAGAACAAGGTAGAGATAACTTTAATTTTTTCAAACCAAAATTAGACGTAGATATACACTATGAAGTTGAAATTATAAATGATTTACAAAAAGCTCTCGATAATAATGAGTTTAAATTATATTACCAACCAAAAGTTGATGCTATAAGTGGCAAGATTATTGGAGCAGAGGGATTAATTAGATGGGAACACCCATCAAAAGGAATTATTCCACCAAATGAATTTATTCCTTTTGCAGAAAACACAGGTTTCATATTAAAAATTGGTGAATTTGTTATTAATGAAGGGATAAAGTATATCTCAAAACTTAACCTGCATGGATATGATAATATTCACGTATCTATTAATATCTCTAACAGACAGTTTCAACATTCAGATATTTATAATCAAGTTAATTCAGCTTTAAAAGTGCATATGGTTAAAGGAAAACAACTTGCTCTTGAAATCACTGAAAGTCTTTTGGTGGATAATGTTGAAGATACTATTGAAAAACTCCATAAGATTAAAAAGCTAAATGTTAAAATTTGTATGGATGATTTCGGAACAGGTTATTCCTCTTTGTCATACCTTAAACTTTTTCCTATTGATTCATTGAAAATAGATAAAAGCTTTGTCGATGATATAAAGGATAATTCAAATAATGAAAGAATACTTTTAAATACAATAATAGCAATGGGGCAGACATTAGGGTTAGACGTAATTGCAGAAGGTATAGAAGAAGGTTATCAGTTAAGATACTTACAAAGCAAGAACTGTCAATATTATCAAGGATATTATTTTTCTAAGGCTGTTACAGAAGATGAGTTTATTGCATTACTGAAAAATCAATAA
- a CDS encoding recombinase family protein has translation MYVGYARVSTSSQNLENQIDQLKDAGCVKIFSEKKSGKNKADRQQFNVMMDFVREGDILFITKLDRLARSVIDLQNIAKFLEDKNVNLKVIQQNIDTTTPAGRLLFTMLGAIAEFERDLINERVKEGIEAAKRKGVQFGRRAILSFKDKKVICKQHEKGKSVAWLSKFFHVARNTIYRAIKDVAKKK, from the coding sequence ATGTATGTAGGTTATGCAAGAGTTTCAACTTCCAGCCAAAATCTTGAGAATCAAATTGATCAACTTAAAGATGCTGGCTGTGTAAAGATTTTCTCTGAAAAAAAATCTGGTAAAAATAAAGCTGATCGTCAACAGTTTAATGTCATGATGGATTTCGTTCGAGAGGGAGATATCCTATTTATTACAAAGCTTGATAGATTAGCAAGGTCTGTAATAGACCTTCAGAATATTGCTAAGTTTTTAGAAGATAAAAATGTTAATCTCAAAGTCATTCAACAGAACATTGATACTACAACACCAGCAGGAAGATTATTATTTACCATGTTAGGTGCTATTGCAGAGTTTGAACGTGATTTAATAAATGAACGTGTTAAAGAAGGTATTGAGGCTGCAAAAAGAAAAGGTGTTCAGTTTGGAAGAAGAGCTATTTTATCTTTCAAGGATAAAAAGGTCATATGCAAACAGCACGAAAAAGGAAAGTCTGTTGCATGGCTTTCAAAGTTTTTTCATGTTGCTCGTAATACGATTTATAGAGCTATTAAAGATGTAGCTAAAAAGAAGTAG